GGCGACGTTGCCCGTCGTGTCCACGCCGATGGACTTGAGCCAGATGGCGAACGCTCGGCTCAAGTTGCCATCGCTCACCCGCGCCAGGACGCTGAAATACAAACTGCGATCATCCGCGCGCTGAAGCCGAGCGAGCACACGGCTCGCTACGGTGCGGGGGTAGACCACCTTTCGGCCGCTCAGACGATGGCGCTGCTCGATGGCGCTGGCGAGGGCCTCGGTGCCCAGTGGCTCGAGAGAGACCACCTTGGCAAAGGACTCGCGAACGCTCACGCACTCCTCGAACAAGGACAGCGTGCTCGCTTCCGCCGCCACCAGCCAGAACGCGACCTTCCGCGTCGCCACGACCAAATCCAAGAACCCTTCCAGCTCCCGAAGTCCCTTCACGTCGGCCGGAAACCACTGTTCCAGGTCGTCGAGCAGGATCGTGGTCTTGGTCTCGGACAACGCGGCAATCAGCGCGCTGCGGCGGGGTCGAACGCCGAGCTCGATGGACAGCGCCTCCACGATGCCCACGTCCCGCCGCCACTCCAGGGGCTCGGGACGCAGCAGGCGAGGCGCCGACAGCTCCAGCTCGCACAGGTTGAGCATGCTGGTGCGCCCCGAACCGTGGCTTCCCACCAAGAGCGCCGAGGAAGCCGCACCCCCGAGCCAGTCGCGTTCCGCAGCCAGAATCGAGCGGAGCTCGGCCTCGTAAGCGGAGAACAGGCGATGCTCTCGCACCGGCTCCAGCAGGAACAGCTTCTGATAGTCCTTGGGCAGCTCGCCGGTGCGCTGCCAGCGCTCGGCGTAGTCGCGAATGTCGGCGGCATCGAACGCCTCTTCCGTCACTCGTCGACGCACGTCCCGGGAGATCTGACTACCGCTCACGCGGTCCACGATGCGGGAGAGTCGCTCGAGCCCGGCGTGCAGCCACTCCGCTCCGGGCGCCGTCGCTCGTCGAGCGCGCTGGATCCAACGCGAGAGCAGGCCACCCGCCGCTGCGCGAGCGCTCTCCTCGCTCTCACCCAGTCGCGCCAGATCGTCGAGGGCGGTTCGTGCTTGGGTGCGAATGCCCTCGCTGGACTTCTGGATGCCGTCGTCCAGTGCTTGCAGGTGCTCGGCCAGGCGGCTCAGGGCGCGGTCGAAGGCGTCCTTCGTCATCTCGCGCTCTTCGCTGCCGTCCTCGCTCCCGTGCGCTTCCAGCGCATGCTGCGCGATGTCTATGGCTTCGCGAATGCGCCCAGCGGTAGCCGCGACGATCTCGGTGATGGTGCGTACCTGCTCGTCGATGCCCGGCAGCAGCCTGCGGATCACCAGCTCCGAGGCTTCGCTGCGCAGGGGAACGCGGCGCGTCTGCACGTGATCCGGCTCGGCGGCGCGAAACGCGGGCGTATCCGCTCGAGCCAGCACCAGAGTCTCCGGCAATCGCTCGATCACGGCACGGGCCTCGACAGCCACGGAATGGGCGCTCGCCGCAGCGCGGAGCCGCGCCGCGCCGCGCTCGAGCTGGCGTGTCAGGTCCTCGTCGCAGGCCAGGGCGCAGCGATCGACGAAGCCGCCGCGCTCCCCGTCCGAGAGCGGGCGCTCGGGCGGCAGCGTGTCGCGGATGGTCTCGAGCTTGAAGCGCACGGTATCCACCACGGCTTCGATGTTCTCCAGCGCATGCGCCGCCGGCTCCAGCACCGTCTGCTCCAGCGACGCCGACAGCCGCGCCTCCATGTGCGCCAGCTCCACTTGGAGCAGGAGCGCGCCGCGATCCGCTTCCAGCACGTGCGCCCAAGCCTCGGCCCGCGCATCGAGCTCCGCCAGGGCGCCCGCCACCTGCGGCTCCACCGCCGAGAGCCGGAGCTTGCGCGGCGGCAGCGCCGGCCCGCCCGCCAGCCGAAGCGGGTCCACCATGGTGGAGAGCCCGTCGAGCAGCAGGGTCTTGGCCTGCGCTTCGAAGCGATCGTGCACGGCGTCGAGCTCTTCGCTCACCGTACGACGCGTGGTCTCGAGGTCGTGCTTCTTCTCCGCGAGCCTCCGGAGCTCTTCCACGACGTGCGCCTGGGTTCTGCACCAGACGCCGAGGAGCTCCAGGGCCAGCCGCGCGACCCGCGGTTCGAGCTCGTGGCGCGCGACGAGCCCCACCGGCACCCGGCGCAACCGCCCGCTCTTGCCGAAGGTGAAGACGCGCGCGAGGGTGGCGCCGCGCTTGCGCAAGCGCACCCGCCACGAATCACCGGAGTACACCCGCCGGTCGTCGGCCGTCATCGGCACCGTCACCACCGCGGGGCAGGCGCGCACTTCGTCGGCCAAGGCCTCGAACAGCGCCCGAGAGAGCTCCACGCGCCGCTCCATGTCCTCCGAGCGTGCGTCGATGGCCCACGCTTCGAGACGCAAGGTCCAGTCGTCGTCCGCCAGTAGCTCGTGCTGGGTCTGCGTCAGGGTTTGCTGCCAGCTCTCGAGAGGCTCGCGCACGATGCTCTCGGACCGGGCCCAGAGCTTCTGGTACAGCTCGGCGACGATCGCCGCCAGCTCCGGCTGCCCGAGACGGTCCGCCAGCTCCGCCAAGCGTTCCGCCTCCTCCGGCGGTGGCTCCGCGAGGGCCAGCTCGGTGGCGACAGCGGCCGGCGCGCTGTGCTCCTCCGCGCCCTCTTCCGCCACCTCGCCTGCGCCCTTGAGGGCACGGCGCAGCGTGATGGGGCCGACCAACAGGTTCAGCGCCACCACGGCCATGCCGGTGCTCGTGATCTGTGACGCGAGGGAAGGCAGCTGTTGCGCCGCCAGCCCGACCAACCCGAGCGTGACGCCGGCCTGCGGTAGGTAGCCGAGCCACGCGTTCTTGCGCACGTACTCCGACTCGCCCCCCACACGGCCACCAATGCGCGATGCCATCACGTACACCACGGCGCGCGCGGCACACAGCGCCGCCGCCAGGGGCAGGATGCGCCAGGTGGCCGAGAGGTCGATGCCCGCGCCGGCGTTGGTGAAGAACACCACGAACACCGGGAGCGCGACCATCTGCACGGGACCCATGAGCTCGTGCTCGTACTTGGAGAAATTCCGCACCACGAAGCCCGCGGTGATGAACACCAGCAAGAGCTCGAGGTGCAGCGCGCGCCCGACCTCGGACACGACCAGGATCATGGCCGCCACGAACAGCAGCATCTCGGCGTGGACGAAGCGAATGTAGGCGATGAGCAGCGCCCCGAGCACCAATCCCGCCAAGATGGAGCTGCCGAGCTCCTCGGCGACCAACAGGATCACGTTCTCGTCGCCGCCGGCTTGGCCAATGAGGGAGCGACTGGCCGCCACCGCCACCGCCAGCAGCACCACCACCACCAGGTCCTTGAGCACCGCGTGCCCCAAGACCAGATCCATCAGGCGCCCGCGAGCGCGGGTCTCGTTCATCACCGCCAAGGCGATGGCCGGCGAGGTCCCCACGGACAGCGCCGCCAGCACCAGCGTCACCGCCAGCACCTGGCTACGCCCGTCGAGCGGAAGCACGCCCGTTGTGGTCTGGATCAGATAGAACGTGCCACCGACCACCGCGGCGCCGATCAGCACCTTGCTCACGATGGTGGTGGCCAGCGTCTTGTACAGTCGGCCGATCTGACGAAGATCCAGCTCGAGCCCCGCGCCCGTGGCGATCAAGCCCAGGGCCAGGGTGTTGAACATCTTCATCTCCGTGACCACCTGCGTCGACAAGATGTCGGCCACGGAGGGTCCGAGAACCACGCCGCTGACGATGTAGCCGGTGACCTTGGGCAGCCGCAGCAGGCTGCCGATCTCCGCCACGGTGAAGGCGGCCAGCAGCACGAAGCCGATGGCGGCCAGCGTCATCGGGTTTTTGCCGGGCAACGTGGACGCCTTCAAGGCGTCCAGTCCCAGCATCATGGCCAAGAGACCGATGATGACCGCCAGGCGCCTCATGCCGGGGCCTCCGACGATTCTTCCACCTTGGGCGCTTCCTGGCCGAGCTCTCCCGCATCGGCGAGCAGCGCCCGGAGGGCACGCGCGCTGAACAGGTCCGACAGCAGCGTGCCCACCAGCACCGTGGTGAGGATCAACGACGAAAAGCTCGGGAAGCGCTGGGCGAAGTTCACTCCGATGGCCACCGCCAGGGTGCCTTGAGACAAGAGCCCGTTGCCCACTCGTCGGGTGACGAGCTTGTCCTCCAAGAACAGCTTCACCGCGAGCCAGGTGGCCATGCGCCGCCCGACGAAACGCACCAGCACGTAGAGGGCCGGGAACAGCCAGGCCCAGCCCCGCACGGGATCCCAGAGCGTGCCGGCGAAGATCATCACCAACACGAACAGCGGATGCTGCAGGCGGTCGAGCTCTCCTTGCACCTTCGCGCAATGACTCGAGGTGAGGCTCACGGTCACCGCGGCCATCAGACACACGAACAGCGGAGAAATTCCCAGCGCGGCCCCCACTCCGGAAGCGAAGGTCACCAGGCCGATGGTGGCGAGGAAGATCTTGGCCGGCTCGCTCTCGCGGCCGATGAACAGGCCGAACAAGAGCCCGCTGACCACGCCCACCGCCACCGAGGCGATCACCCACTCGGTCACCGTCATGGAGTAGCGGCTGGCCGCGTCCGTCGCCCGGGCCGACGCCAGCACCACGCCGGACACCAGCACCGCCGTGATCTGGCTGGCGCGCGCCGACGCCTCGAGCAGATCGCTGACGCGACCACCGGCAGCCGAGAGCCGCCGCGTGGACTCGATCAGGAGCGGCGACGCGACCGCCGCTGCCGCTCCCACGCCGAGCGCCACCCACAGGTGCGTGCTGGCGACGTGCACCTCCACCAGGTACCCGTGGGTGCGCAGGAGCACGGCGTTGTAGACGAAGTCCGCTTGGGCCGCGTCTGCGGGAAACATCAGAGTCAGCGCCGTGAGCACCGCCCCGGAGACGGCGATCAGCGTGAGCAGCGCCGACGAGAAGCCGGCCACGCCCTCATCGATGCGCCGCGCCTCGCGCTTGCCCCGGAGCCCCAGCACGAAGCCGACCAGGCCGAGCAGCAAGGAGAACAAGGGCGCGAGCCGATCCACCGTCGCCGCGCTCAGCAGCTTCCACGGGAAGTGAGGCCCGATCAGCACGCCCACCAGGATGTATTCGGCGCCCGAGAGGGTGACGAAGCGTGACGCATAGCGCGTCAGCAGGTGGCCGATGGCGAAGCTGAAGATCACCACCAGAACGAGGACCAGGGTGGCGTTCACGGCTTGCCTCCCTCGGCGCTGGTCCGCTCACCGTCGTCGATGTCCGCCCAGGCCATGCCTTGCGCCGGCTCCACCACGATGTTGCGCGCGTCGATCACGGCCAGCCCCACACCGGGCACTTGCTTCTGCCCCCACTGCACGGCGAGCTTCGCCGAACGCAGAGCCACCAAGCGGTCGTACACTGCCTTTGCCAGCACGGCTCGCGT
This window of the Polyangiaceae bacterium genome carries:
- a CDS encoding cation:proton antiporter, encoding MRRLAVIIGLLAMMLGLDALKASTLPGKNPMTLAAIGFVLLAAFTVAEIGSLLRLPKVTGYIVSGVVLGPSVADILSTQVVTEMKMFNTLALGLIATGAGLELDLRQIGRLYKTLATTIVSKVLIGAAVVGGTFYLIQTTTGVLPLDGRSQVLAVTLVLAALSVGTSPAIALAVMNETRARGRLMDLVLGHAVLKDLVVVVLLAVAVAASRSLIGQAGGDENVILLVAEELGSSILAGLVLGALLIAYIRFVHAEMLLFVAAMILVVSEVGRALHLELLLVFITAGFVVRNFSKYEHELMGPVQMVALPVFVVFFTNAGAGIDLSATWRILPLAAALCAARAVVYVMASRIGGRVGGESEYVRKNAWLGYLPQAGVTLGLVGLAAQQLPSLASQITSTGMAVVALNLLVGPITLRRALKGAGEVAEEGAEEHSAPAAVATELALAEPPPEEAERLAELADRLGQPELAAIVAELYQKLWARSESIVREPLESWQQTLTQTQHELLADDDWTLRLEAWAIDARSEDMERRVELSRALFEALADEVRACPAVVTVPMTADDRRVYSGDSWRVRLRKRGATLARVFTFGKSGRLRRVPVGLVARHELEPRVARLALELLGVWCRTQAHVVEELRRLAEKKHDLETTRRTVSEELDAVHDRFEAQAKTLLLDGLSTMVDPLRLAGGPALPPRKLRLSAVEPQVAGALAELDARAEAWAHVLEADRGALLLQVELAHMEARLSASLEQTVLEPAAHALENIEAVVDTVRFKLETIRDTLPPERPLSDGERGGFVDRCALACDEDLTRQLERGAARLRAAASAHSVAVEARAVIERLPETLVLARADTPAFRAAEPDHVQTRRVPLRSEASELVIRRLLPGIDEQVRTITEIVAATAGRIREAIDIAQHALEAHGSEDGSEEREMTKDAFDRALSRLAEHLQALDDGIQKSSEGIRTQARTALDDLARLGESEESARAAAGGLLSRWIQRARRATAPGAEWLHAGLERLSRIVDRVSGSQISRDVRRRVTEEAFDAADIRDYAERWQRTGELPKDYQKLFLLEPVREHRLFSAYEAELRSILAAERDWLGGAASSALLVGSHGSGRTSMLNLCELELSAPRLLRPEPLEWRRDVGIVEALSIELGVRPRRSALIAALSETKTTILLDDLEQWFPADVKGLRELEGFLDLVVATRKVAFWLVAAEASTLSLFEECVSVRESFAKVVSLEPLGTEALASAIEQRHRLSGRKVVYPRTVASRVLARLQRADDRSLYFSVLARVSDGNLSRAFAIWLKSIGVDTTGNVAPEVHRTLSLTLPFLDRLPPPVAAMLLEMMRFGPMEEADLAKSLQLGPAEARRHLHFLTTSGLVEPIGTGRGEVRIVRAVRPLVLQGLRSMGVRS